GCTCTCCAGACTGCCGGTACTGGGCCGTTGTCTACATGTACATGCAGTAATTCATGTTTAACTTTCACTGATTTCAATCCTTTAATCACTGCATCTTTCTCATCTCTGGTTTCAATATAGTTTACCTCAGTTTACTGCCACATACGTGCTAAACTAGAGAGTTAATGCGCATTTCCTTAGCATAATCTCTCCGTGCCTTTAGGCCACTCGCCGGATACTATACTGTCGCACTGAAATACTATGACTGTACTCTAAGCGGTCTAGTCAAGAAGAGGAAAGCGCCAGCCACTTCCGTCCCTCCTAGTTGTACAAACCTCCGCTGACGCAGTTATTGCGCTCTCGTCCGCTATGAACGTAAATGAAGGAGGAATTTGCACTAACATCTGTCCTAACGAGCAAAATCTAACAACAAGAAGGTACTCGAAGGAGAAAATATCTCCTATATGCCTTTTGAATTTCTTACTCGCACAGCCGTTGCAACCACCGCCCATGTCTTGCCTGTTTCGTGAACTCATCAGCTGCGTTATCTCGGGCACAATCGCTTGATTAGTGGCGCCAGTTCCAGTAGCTTGGTCGTCGCGACCCTTCATTCGTTAGTGAATTCGGTGCTGCGAGAGCTACGGTGGCGTTCGGTTTTGTGCTCGTAACCTTCAAAATTGCGAAAAGTGCCTGGAGACCCTTACGGATACGACAGGAACCGCTACCTGCTCACGTTTTTTCGGGAGCCACCACTCATTGCGGCCACGTGGTTCAGAAACTATAATTTAGTCACTGCTGTTGACGAAGCGGTcatcgttttgtagcgatagctacattactgtagcatttagagccttcagcgtggatCGGCCGTGGCGGTGGCCGCGtcgccctgtggctgcgccgccaccgcaAGGCTGCGCATCCACGCTGttacgtggttggccacgtggtgtggagcagctgtcggcggcgcggcACATTGggtgatcacgtggtttgtcacgcggTTTGTCACGttaccagccacgtggtgcgcagcagcagctgctgccggcggtgcagcgccccggcgaaaccgagctgccacagccgtgtcaagtgggacgaaaatgaagagggaacgcccagcgaaacggagaggcgaaagactgactttgcatttcaactgagcaatttccactcagccagctgtagctctCGCGttattccaggtttaaccagagctaaaccaccgaaaATTTTTTTACCCGCAGAATAGTAGGCACATTGTAGGAACGACGATGGAACTCTATGTTGATCGAATTCTGTTAGTGTCGCATATATTAGCATCCATGGACAGTGAGGGCCGTTCCATGAATGTGGTTTGTTTTGATATGTTAGAAAATACTAACCTATTTGCTTGCAATTAAATTAAGGCCCACTTTTCATGTGTTAAGCTGCGCGCACTCACTGTGCACGGAAATATCCTTCTGTATTGCGTGAAATCAGTGCGCACTGAATCATCGCACATTGATTGCGTTAAATATGCAAGATATTGTGCACTGAAAATATCAGTGGCGCCGTTTGGGATAAACTTAACAACTCTGGTGCGTCGAGACACAATGACTGTATAGCACGGAATGCTGTAACATAGACATGTAGCGTATTTTGAGAAGTCTTCTCTTTTCGACTGAAAGTAAGAGAAAGCATTCATCAAAAAACGCGCAAAATTTGTGCTCTGTGTTCACTAAATCGCGCCAGCATTGCAGTTACAAACGTTGAGTTGCAGCGTGACAAATTTTAGCTTGCGAGAACCGCAACAAAATGCTGCACAAGAACACAAGTAAAACGCGGCACGCGGCTGTGGGCAGAGCACGCTGCCAACGATACATCCGCCCACATTCCCTGTCGTGCTTTTTTGGCCGGTCCGCGCGTGACGCAGATGCCATACGAGCACCCCCTCCACCCACGTGTTTCGGTCGTTGGTCGTCATGGAGATTAATACGCCATCATTCCGCCGTCGTCCGCTATGAACGTAATTGAAGGAGGAACTGGCGCTAGCGTCTGTAATACGCGGCCAAAGCGAGGTAGAGGAGCTTTCATCGCTGTTGCCTAGTTGCACATGCATGAAGCGGCAAATGGCTTCGCTTACTGCAATAAAACAAAACGGAATTACAGAAACCATTTCTATAATCACCATCGTATGTGCCCTTTCAAGCATGGTTGCGCTTTGCTTTGTAGAAATCTTTTGCGCCTATCGGAAGCTAATTGTACATTGATACAAATTCGAAGCAAACATAATGCGTGAATTATAATGATAGGAGACAGACCGACAGGTGATCATTTTGTATATTTGCCAGAGGAACCCGAGGAATAGATAGTTGAAAGTGACAAATATCAAGTGTCTCAACGTGACTGCCAGAACTGTGGACGTGCTATAACATGGGCATTGAAAAAATCTGTCGTTGGTCCGTCCAGTGAAAAACAAACTGATAGAGgtaccaaaaaaaaatattcccccGTTAAGAAGTTTGTGACGCGGTTTTAATAGTTCAGTGACAAAAAGCTGATACGTAAAAAGAAACCTATATTTATAGATTCAGAGTTGAAGCCGCGGTGTTCCTGCGATATAAAATATTCAGTGAGAACAACGTTGCCGCGATATCTCCGAAAACCTCGCGGATACAACTTTTGCTCTAAAAAAATTCAACATCGGGTACTTACACGAATGCCATTTGCAATGGCAAACATCGTCTTTGCAGAAAGCTTCGAGATTTTTCTCGCCCGGGTGCTGCTGCTGACATTGATATGCACACCTTGGCAGCAAGCACGCTAAGAAAGGACGATATGAAAAAAGGTTTTAACCGCCACTGAGCAACTCATGAACTAAAAAGCAAAAATATTTAGCAGTTACAAGGGGAACCTGCAAATGTTTTGCAATCGTGGCGCAAGGCGACGCTGGTAGCCTGTCACTAACGCTTTACACAATCTCAAGTCACAGGCCTAGCAAATGAGAGCGGAAAGTGGAAACGAAAATTtctactttcaatttcaattcaaatGTCAACCTGAAAACTGCGCACTTAAATCTACATTACACTGCTGCGAAAAGCAAATGACATGCCGAGAATGTCGTTAAAAGTTTAATTACAAGAATTATAAATGTACTTTTACAGAAGTGAAAGGCCTACTAGAATACATTGCGCGAAGTACTGCAAATTCAGTGGCCTAAAACACCACTGACAACAAAATGTCACGTCGCCTGTATACCTATGCGAGCGAGCAGGTCGTGAGTGCAAGAGGAAAGAGCCCGGACTTTACTGCTCACTCTCTAAATCATACAAGACATAAGCCGCACGATTTGGCGGCAGGAATAAGCAGTTTCTCAACTGATGAACAGAGACACATCAGGGACGACAACGTGGCActcaagaataatttttttttgcaacggaATAACGCGTCTGTGTGCGAAGGGCTGGCTATAGGAGTAGTAGTGATGTTTTTCGCTTTTTGTGAGTGGTGCTGAAGAACTTTAAATGCAGAGATGTGGATAAATTACTGCAGCAGAGAACTTCCCCGGGAGAGGAAAAAATTCTTAAGCCAGTTTCGCCATCTTTTGGAGACTttaagcagcagctgcagttcTTTCAGTTTTCGGCAGGTGGCAATAGCAGGGCAGTACCCAGCTGAGCTCAACATCTGAACATTTTGTGCCCGTGCCTTAGAAATAGAATATTTCTTGCTTGTGTAAAACAGCAAAAATCTAAAAAAGCGTGGCGTTGCTAAATCCCAGACGCTTGCTGTTTTATACATACGTGGGCAAAACAAGGACGAAGTAGCAATGCTTTGCCGCCATTGGAAACATTGAACATGGTATCTGGCACAACCTACGGGTTTGAATGGAGCGCCCTTTTTGTGATTCGTAATCAAATAACGTTGCTAATTTTTCTCAGTgcataaaaaaattcttgaacTGAGAGCCAAATACAGCCCTTAGAGTCACAGAACCGACTCGAAAATATAGCCAGTTTAATTTCAACGGCTAAGCAGCGAGAAGTTAAAATGGGAATTGAATTCTCTAAACTTCCCGACAGATGACTAAAAGCGTTGACAACGCTGAGACTATTTCTTATCTGAAAAGGGTGACGGATAGCAAATGGATGACTTCTGCATGTATAAGGATCGCCTGTTGATGGCGGTATAACATCAGGTATATTTGGTGGGAAAGTTGCAAATGACCAGACCAAATCAGAGGAGGGGTGTTTGAACGCTCATTAAAATACGCGCAAAACATGGACACAACGAGAATACTGCCGCACAAAGCCGTTGAGTTGCACCTCCTCAGTTCGTAATGCGTTGATTATTTCGGGCTAATGCGCATGGCTGAGAACCATGCTCTCAATGTCTTCTGACTTCTCGAATTCTTTATTAAAGCGAGATAAAAGGTATCAATTAGCGTGTGTTCTTTTCAcattgcaatgtttttttttaattaagcgTGTCATTTCTCCGGCCAAAGGAACAAAAATGTCCAAGTTAACCGCGAAGCACTAGCTTAAATTTTCAACGAATATTCATCGGACAATAATGTTTAAACATTCTCAGTTGCCTCGAGTTTACACATATTGCAGCTAACAATAGGTTCGGTAGAATGGCGACTTAGTTCCAAAGGGCAGAGATCTCAATAATGATTTCATCCGTGATCTACAAAATGGTATTGTACTGCCTGTGCTCATCACTTCCGGATGAACTAAGGCTGAAAGCGTGAAAGAATACTCGTTCCGGATGAACTCAGACTGAAAGCCTGAGAGAATACGcgtgttttgtagcgagagctacactacgccaggttctcgagccttcagcgtggcacccctatGCTCCGTGGCCACCCCTTGACCTCCGTGGCGGCGAAACGGTTGGGCACGGCCACGTGACCGGCCACGTTGtgcgcaacagctgtgcgcatgtgccgtgtcaaggggggggggggggggggggcgtggacCGGGGAGGTTTTCAGTGTATTCATTGAGGCAGTATCGAACAGATATAGTAATCTGGAGACATCTCGGACACTTTGCATTACACTGCGTGGCATGGCGTCCTGTCCATAAGCCCGCTACCCTCACCTCAGGCCACTAGGCACGGGCGCAATGCTGGAACCAATGCCcctagcagcacaggtaatcggccaaatattgcaacaggatggtcccatcctggtcctttgtagggccaactttgccaatacagttccaatgttgggccaatcacttgtgctgcttggggcgCCGCCTGCGCCTACCCGACACAGACGCCAAAATATTTGCCACTTTGAAAATCTTTTCATTactagccgtcgcggtggctgagtggttatggcgctcggctgctggcccgaaagacgcgggttcgatcccggcagtggcggtcgaatttcgatggaggagaaattctagaggaccgtgtactgtgcgatgtcagtgcacgttaaagaacctcaggtggtcgaaattcccggagcccttcactacggcgtgtcatagcctgagtcactttcggacgttaaacccccataaaccaaaccaagctttTCACTactatttttcgttttatttgtAGCATGACATGTATGTAATTCTATGCTCCTGAATAAAAGTACAAAACGTAAAGGTCCATTCGGTATCCGTTTTCTTCTAAACTGGTTTTTCTTGAATACGTCATTGTATATATGGAACCCTCTGCAATATAAAGATCATTCTACCAGCATTTTCGTGTTCAGAACCAGGAACTGTATCCTATATCCTGTAAATTTTCAATTTGGTGTCCATTTCGTTCTCTGCCATAGGTCCCTAAGATATACGCAGGGCTTTCGAGCATCTGCGAGAAGCGACCTGTCCGCTGGGTGGTTGCCGACCGGACATAAATATTGGCAGCAATAGCGCAGCCAGTCGGAGCCAGTGGTCAGGTCCGATCGCCTGCTATTGATAGAGCGCTGCTACGCACTTCACCACTGGCTGCACATCCGAGCCAATGGCACCTAACAGTGAGGTCCTGTCGCCAACCACTGAATGGTGCGGTCGcttcccacagacgcttgaaagaaGCGGGCATATCTGAGTGGCCAATGAGAGAGGACCAAGTGCTCtcgaaatggacaacggaaaacAGAAAGCTTATAGAACAGGGCTAAAGATGAGTTTCCGAAATTTCTCGACGCTTTGCTGGGACACCATCAGTAAAGTATAAATGATGAAAATTACATTACTTCACTCTTAGAACAGTGGCTACATAGAAGGGTTCAATTTATTTCTGGCCAACTTTTCTATCATCCGTATCATCACGATTACCTCCACTATCTCCACGTCAAAACATAGGCGTTTCCTATACCCCTTAACAATTCCTCCCTTTTGCAAGATATGGCCCGATATGCCTCAACACTTTTAAATCTAATCCCCCACTTGATTCCCTGCCGCTCCTTTTTACGTTGGATTTTTCAAGGAATCCACTCCTCTATCTTACGGGATCATCAGTATTCTTTCATTCGCATTAGACACCTAGGCGACGTCGATTTATTGTTTCTAATGCTAGAGCGGATGTGTTACTTCCATTTCTTTCTTCGCTCGTGTTGCGCTGCGCTGTTCCATAAAGTTGCCGCGATAATTTTTATTTCTAGAGCTCACTGCGGTATCCTCATTTTATTCCCATGTATTCGTAAACTCTATAGGCAATTTCATTGTAGGTAAAAGCTCCATATTAAATGAAAATGTATTGAGATTAAAATACCTGTCCTTGTGCTCTCCGTACACACTAAGCATTCTGAAGGACATGGCGACATAAATATGAAGGTATGAGAAAAAAAGTACGCCACTTACTTTGGAAGTAGCTGCAGTAGCAGACATTTTGGGTGCAGTTAGACAAAAGGCCGGGCTTTCCTTTGTACTGCCGCTGGCATATCTCCGAGCAAGCTTTCTCGTTGCAAGCTGCAAAAAGTTAGATGCACTGTAATGGTGCACTAGGATTCTCGTGGAGTACCCTTAGTTTCAGGAAACTGTCGAAGGAAAATACGGCATTGTTTAAGCCCCATAACTACCTCCACTTGCCACTAGTGAtaaacgaaaaaaataaatatttttgtaATTCTAAGAAACTACCGAGCGCCGTGAGAGAGTGGGCAGACGTGTTGAAGTAGATGCTCTGCCATTCCTAATAACAGAAAAATATCCTTTATGTTGTGGTTGCTGCGAAGACACGCATGTACATTTCCTTTTTAAGCCACCACAGTGGCTTTGTAGTTACGGTTCTAGTTTGCTGACAAGAAAGATACGGGTTCGACCCAGAAGGCGGTAGTTGCATTTCAATGCAGACGAAATGCtcgaggcctgtgtactgtgcgatgttagttcAACTCGAAGAACCCTAGTTTGGcgaaattttcggagtccttcattaaggcgtccctcacagcccgaaTCCCTTTTCTACGACGTTAAACCACTATAAACTATAAACAGTTCTTCTTTTTAGAGAAAATTGTTAAAAATGTGTTTATATTAGTAATACGTGATTTCGAAAATGTTTTCCTTCAATAATCGCTCCCATTTGAAAGCGAAGCATTATAtgagaaattttatttttgtagATATTCCTCCTAGTTCATTCAACTTTCCCCCACCCCTGTGTTATGCTCGAAAGGGAACTGTGGATAAATAGGTAGATAGCTCCTATGGCCATAGAAACTCACAGATGACTGCCGAACATTTAGAAGTCTCACAACTTTGGATTTCCAGGGCCATAGGGCGTGTAGTACCAGCAGCAGAGACATCTACTAGCCTTAGTCAAACTTATCTGGCCTTGATTTTTttcagcctgttttttttttcttgttccccGCATATCGTGTGATAATAATCGTGACTCTTACTAAACAGGACATGAAGAAAATAGTCATTTAGTAGACGCCAAAATAAAATGCGCCTAATGCTCGAAGatcattcttgttttttttttccttcggcaGTGAAAGGATAAGAttcagaatcatgtttatttaacatcatgtcGATGTTGGGCGCGTCCACAAAAGCCAGTgaaaggcttgacgaggccgacgcaccccacagAGGAATTGAAGTGGTACACAACATCAGAGCTctttcaaagaacaaaaaaaagaaaaaaataacagatttggcattagctgtacatcaattcggGCTCCTTATTTAATTGATGCGGGAAGGAGTAGCTGAGCATTTGATAGGCGTAATTTGTTCGCTTCCTAGGGACATACCATTTTCTGTTGCTCGTGTAGGGTATTTTGGATTTTTGTATTCTAAACATGACAGCTTTATCACAGGgcaattatttttattaacaCTGGATTTATAACGCTGTAGAAGTAAAGTTCCACACAGCTGTGATAAGCGGGTATTTGGAAGTTCATTGAAAACCGGTTCAGTCTGTCCTAGCCGAGGAGCATTCATAACATTTCttacagctttcttttgaaggagATGCAAGCGGTTAATATTTGTAATAGACGTGGTACCTCGCAACAAAAAGCAATAATttacaaaagaagaaaacagcgcACTATAAAACATCTCCTTAATACTCTTTGGCATGAAGTATCTCAATCGACACAAAATACCGTCaacctttgacagcttgttcatcaccatATCGGCGTGATCATCTAGCTCAAATTCCCATTAAAAATAAAACTAACTTTTACCCGCTGGGACAATTTCGATAATTGATTTATCGATTCATAAACTGAGTGGTGGCAAATTTGTCAACTTGATACGAGGCCTGAAAAGCACAGCTTTCGTTTTTGCACTGCTTATGTTTAATACATTATTTTGAGACCATTCTAGGAGCGActgtaaacattttgtggcttgtttctcGAGATCTGCCAACTGTGCAGCCCTATAAAATAACATGGTGTCCTAAGCGTAAATGACAAATGTTGGAAGATTACTAATACAGATGATGTCGTTAACATAAACAAGAAATAGCAATGGCCCCAAAATACtaccttgagggacgcctgaaACGATGCGACTAATGCAAGATAAATCATTATCTATTTTTTCTTGTTGCGACCGAGAACTTAAATAAGACTGAATTATGTCAAGAAACTGTCCGCGCAAACCGTAGTGCCCGAGCTTAGTCAGCATTATTTTCTGGTTTAtgcggtcaaacgcttttgaaaaattgATGAATATACCAAGAGTAAGAAGTTTCGTCTCAAAGTACTCTGACATTAGCTCTTTTTGTGTACGCAGCGCGGTTTCCATTCATGGCGCCACTGGAGCTTACCCACGAAGTTTAAGCTCATTGAAAGTTTGCAGGCCGACTTCGAGCCCAAGCAGTCTTGAAGTTTGAACCCACCTCGTAACAAAAACGATGAGCTATGGGGGAAGCGTCGCAGCGCTCATAGCACGCTGAGCGATTCTCACCACCCAGTCTCTTAGCCTTGcttatttttttctacttttgtcTTTGCAGAGGTGTCGCAGTGTTGCATCGGGTGCAAGCTATAAATGCTATGCGCTTGATACTGTAACAAACCCTGTTTCTTGTGAGCTTCATTAGCCAGTCAGAGCTGTGCTGCACCGCAATTAAAGGTGCTGTTTTAACGCAGTTATTTGCTATATTAGTGGTCCTGGTAATTAGTTGTCCTGGTAGGCCGATTTTATGCATAAATGCAAATTACGTAAATCCGATGAGCGTCGTAGACTATATTACAGCAAACCACGCTGTGTATTGCGTGATGGCTGGCACGAAGAGTGCTCCACTTATCGCTTTCTTGGCATTTACGAGTTTTAATGCTTATAAACGATCTCCAGGGAATGGGTGTTTGCAAGAACAAAAATAATTAGCAGTATTAAAACGATTATTGTTTCAATAGTCAGTTAAGTGCGTATTAAGGTGAATAAAATTAAAGGTAACGGCACTACAGTGATTGCTAAAGTGAATACGTATGTTACTTCTAACCGTTTTCTAAGTTTAGTTGACCGTTCAAAAAAGGTATGCAAGTTGTCTCAGATAGGGTGAAAAGCTTGGATTGACAGCAAGTTTCTGTGTTGCGTTCATAAAAACGCAGATTGATTTACCGCGACAACTGGCACACAATGGTGCAGTTGTTGCAGCTTAGGCTTAGTGACTTTACGTACGCGTATGAAAATGGCAGGTGCACTTGGCATTTTCGCATTTCCCGGTGACATCTATATACTTTTTTCCGTAGTACTCCTTACACGTGCCGGTGCACTGGTTCACGTCGCAAGTACCAGATGCGCTGAAATGGTAAGAAAACGGCAATAATTACTAGGTTACTTGGTGCATGCACAAGTAGTCGCCAAAATGTGGTATGTCTCGGGGTTTCGCCAACGGAATAAAAACAACCTATCTGAATTTTTTCCTTCGTCTTGTACACGCCCATGAAGATAGAAAGACGCAGGAACTCTGGGTACACTGCCTAACCATCGATCTTCCTGGTCAGCGGGGCTAAGTAACTTGGCTTTGCATCTGAAACATTGTGCTGTGTTCCAAGAAATAGGACATTGTTTTTCCCGCTCCCTAACTGATGATGATTCTTACCTACCCAAACGATTTTCCTTCGTTTTACTTTAGGCCTTATTTTTCACCGTGTGGCTTTGCAAGCGTATTATGCaaatgaaacaaaaacaagcCATTCACAATGCCTTTCCCTTGCAGAAAATAAGCGCTGAGCATTTCCCTGTTTTTAATTTATAGCATATTCAGGGAACCGTTTCTTACGTGCAGTCAGCTCACGTTCACTATGCGTCAGGGTTCCACACGGAGTTTTAGGAGGAATTTTGTAGTTTTGTACCCAAAGATATCAATAACGAATCACGTTAACAGGTCCCATTGGGACAAGTCAATTGCGGGCCTGATGGTCAACTTAGTGAAGAATGGTTTTAGCTATCAAAAACGCTAACACCACACAATACATTCTTGTCACATCTTAGAGCGGCTTTGTTTTAATGTCGGCTGCAAAATAGTGATTAAGAGTGTTTTTCTTATGATCTACAGCAACCACACATCTCACAACAGGGAAGGAAtcatactatagtcggatacaactcaagaacgacgTGCAGATGCTCCTCAAAaaagcccctccagccaatggcgccgactGATTCTACACGTGTACCGAATGTGCCGCTCTCCCCTATGGCCGACTCCTTGCGCCAGCTAGCGGGAAATCactgggagtggcagatgaatgggAAATAACCGCTGCTTGGCCGGATCGGTAGACGCAATTGGCTGAAGGCTCTCCTTATGGAGGAACGTCCTTCTTCATACTGATCCATCACTATTCAAGTCATCAATTGAAGCAATATTATGCCCTGTTACCCACTCCGTCAAGtgataccccttcaatggggcctttgaggtactaataatacaaaagaaaacaaaactgttGCTTGTTTGTAtatttattctttattctttattcaattaTTGTCACGCATTGCCAGAACTCGTTACAGCAGGGGGGCTACAAATTTCCAAAAAAAGACATCTTCATTAACAGAGCACACTTGCACTTCCGATAActgattccactgttgcacagtcttGACGAAAACTGAACTGGCAAGCAAGTTTGTCCTGGCACGTTATTCTCGAATTATGCAAGAATGATCATGTCGTTTTGAAACGTAAAAGGGCTATTTAAAATAAATTTCCCGATTTCCGTTTCTGTTGTGATATATTGAGTAGAATAATCTTAGCCTTAACTTCCTTCTACTAGAAGCAAGGGATTCCCATTGCAAATAATTTTTCATTTCCGTACAGCTATCTCTTCGCCCGTACCTTCCCAAGGCAaaccttgctgccctgttgtggatTCTCTCCAGCTTGTCAATCAAGAATTCCTGTGCAAGGTACCATACAACACAGGCATATGCCATGATAGGTCGCACACACGACATAAAAACCGTTTTATTGAGGTTTTGTTGCGAACACTTTAAATTACATTGAAGGAAATTCAGCGCCCTACCAGCTTTGCTAACCACATGATCCACATGTACACTCCATGAGCAGTTATTAGACATTAtaacacctaagtatttgtatgTGTATTGCTGACTAACTATTGCAATATTTATGTGATACTGAGccagaattttgttctttttttgtgaaaCGTGAAGGTGGCCTCATTCGGCTGTATTCAAATACATTTTCCATTTAAAACACAAATCTGAGTTGCACCCGAATACGGGTATTTTCTGTTTAATAGTTTCGCCACGATGCTTTAGGTAAATAGAGGGAGAACAAGCTGCTCACAAAAGCTGTACTTCCGTGATTCGCAAGCTAGCAAACGAGTGCCTCCTGCATATAGCTGCACATCATTTTCGAGCCACAAAAGTGTGTTTTCCCCGTAATAGTGCCGGCAAAAAACTAAATTGATATGATTCACGCACACAAAATTCCGCATTCCGGTCTGTCAAAGGATTGTAAACTTTGTTTCAGTGAACCGGAAGAGTAAATTGTGCATGCTTCGCGAGTCCTGCATGGATAACGACAGTCTCTGCCAGACGAGGCGGAAATGCTCTCCGAAAGGCGTGGATGGTTCTGTACGCTAGGCGCAGCGCGTGGGCTGCACATCGAAGCCCCAGATCTTCGGCACTCTTGAGCGCACTACCTGTTCATCACGAGCGCAGGATCTGCGCTCGAGAAATCTGCATCCAGAACAGCAGCAGAGCAAATTTCTAGCGTACAGCTGCTCTAGCGCATCATCCACACACGGAGGGCGATGTTAACAGTCGTGTCACATAGACGGCACCGAATAGAAGGGACAGATATCCTCAgactcaaaaaaaaaatgctcgtcTAACCGGACCTTTTTCCTGCTATCGGCAATACAATGACGCTGCGAAGACCCACGCGGCTTAACTCCTCTCCTTTGGCATGCGCAATATGATGGATGCAATATGAAAAGGGAAGAATTATATTACCTGCGCGTAACCCCTCAGCGCAGCAATTTCCAAACTCGCTTCGGCTCCATGGTGACCAAAACGGCCCCCTACTACAGCAAAAACACTTATACGAGCGGACCTAGACAGGCTTTGCTTACCCCTGcccgagagcactatgctatcgccgcagcctatcacccctcgtgttaaactgcaacacattctcgcactgtgcattacagatcgtcgtattcatcaacctctatctgtggcgcgaacagatcaattCAGCTTGCCCTCGATCAGAGCTTCACCTGAGTATAATGTCGTCGCAAAACGAGCCGACAACCTAACAAAGCAAATCTATAAGCCAACCTGGCTAAACACATGGTTTTGCACGttcactcggtttaactacgttaaagcccTACCAATATTTGTTTTACAGTGGTGACCATCCGAA
The genomic region above belongs to Amblyomma americanum isolate KBUSLIRL-KWMA chromosome 9, ASM5285725v1, whole genome shotgun sequence and contains:
- the LOC144105024 gene encoding uncharacterized protein LOC144105024 — encoded protein: MMRFLAIATSLLLFLAILQCAAELNASGTCDVNQCTGTCKEYYGKKYIDVTGKCENAKCTCHFHTPCNEKACSEICQRQYKGKPGLLSNCTQNVCYCSYFQTCLLPRCAYQCQQQHPGEKNLEAFCKDDVCHCKWHSFETGEGQPLKFPAGPLDGSETNLLSFRATKAFYLGEEAIEPQLGQPLA